The Brassica oleracea var. oleracea cultivar TO1000 chromosome C6, BOL, whole genome shotgun sequence genomic interval CGGGCATGTAGAAATGTACATAAGAAATACTGACGGATCCATATTTTTGCTTTGTATCATTGGTGAAAGTAAGAAGAAGGTTACAAAAGTCAAAAGCAAGTGAATAATTTAACCAGCCAGGACAAAAAAGTGATCAATTCTCTATTTGGAGAGTGAGATTTCCATTCCAGGGAAAAATGAATTAAATAATAGTATCATTATCTTAAAACACGGCTTTAATCATTTGTTGTGTTCATAATAAACTTATTTCATTGGTTTGGATAGAAAAGAAAAGGGGAAAGAAAAACCAATCAAATGGTGTGTACATTGTCTTCTCTGTATTATTATTATTTTGTTCATTAGTCATTTATACACAGAGCAACTAGTTTGACACTTTGACTGTACACATACATACATACACACGCACGCGCTCTTATCCTCTACCGTCAACCACACCTCTTGCTATGTACACATTAGCTATCTCAGGACAAGTGGACAACCTTTTGTAATAAGGAAATAAAATGTGAACTCACAGTTACGTGAACACACGACCAAAAATCAAACCCTTAATAAGTTAATTAAAGAGATTATTCTACTTCGATTCCAGCGAATGAAAAAGCGTATTATTCCTCGTGAGCACTACCTTCTCCTTCTTCTTCAGTCTGCGTTCACACAATCTTCACCCATCAAAGAAAGCTGTTTGATGACGTCGGATGGGGCTACAACATCCATATCAGCAGCTGCTGCGGCGAGGAGGAAACCGTCGTGGAGGGAGAGGGAGAACAATCGGAGGAGAGAGAGAAGGAGAAGAGCCATCGCAGCAAAGATATACACAGGGCTAAGAGCTCAAGGTGGTTATAATCTTCCAAAACATTGCGATAACAATGAGGTCCTCAAGGCTCTCTGTTCTGAAGCTGGTTGGCTCGTTGAAGAAGACGGCACCACTTATCGCAAGGTCAAACCTTTTTTTTTCTTCCGATCTGAGTTTTTAAATCTGATGACTTTGTTTGGATCTGATTCTTGGAATCTTGAGTTATTGATTCTGACATTGTTTAGTCACACAGGGATGCAGCAGGCCGAGTCCTCTCTCTTCGGCTTTTCAAAGTCCCATCCCTTCTTACCAAGTCAGCCCATCTTCCTCTCGTGGTGAGCCCAACAACAGCACCTTCTTCCCTTTCCTCAGAAACGGCGCCGTTCCTTCCCTCAGAATCTCAAACAGCTGTCCCGTTACTCCACCCCTCTCCTCTCCATCTTCCAAGAACGCTAAACCGTTACCTACATGGGACTCTATCGCTAAGCAGTCCATGGTCAACGCTAATAAACAGTCAATGGCGTCCTTTAACTATCCTTTCTATGCGGTTTCTGCACCTGCTAGTCCCACCCGTCGTCAGTTCTATGCTCCTGTTACAATACCTGAATGTGATGAGTCTGACTCTTCCACTGTTGACTCTGGTCATTGGATAAGCTTTCAGAGGTTTTCTCAACATCAACAGCCATTCTCTGGCTCTATGGTGCCGACTTCTCCTGCGTTTAATCTTGTGAAACCTCCTCCTGTGCCTCAGCTGATGTCTCCAAACGCTGCGTTTCAAGGGATGATTGGTCAAAGCTCTGAGTTTGAATTTGAGAATAGTCGAGTTAAGCCGTGGGAAGGGGAGAGGATACATGATGTTGGTATGGAGGATCTTGAGCTTACTCTTGGAAACGGCAAGGCTCGTGGTTGATTTGTGAATTTGAGGGAAAGCTATTCTTCTTTATAGAGTATATCATTATCTTCTTTACTTACTATCCAAACATGGAAAGCATTGGAACTTGGGAGTGTTAGTGTTTTTTGTTTGTTCAATTCATGATTTTTTTTTTTTTTTAAAGCATTATTTGTAGATAAGACTGTTATGTGCCCTTACAAAGGCTTGTGTCTTGTCTTGTTGATTAATCATGTATCTGCTTCTCAACATCAAAGATCCAATTTTTGCGGAACATGTGTGTTTTACAAAATGTTAAAATTCTTTTATTTCCTTGCAAATTCAATATCTTTTTTTTTTGGGTCAAAATCTAATCATATCATCATTAGACAAAGCTAGCTAGAAGAAAAAACACAACCAATCAACACAACTCAGCTACAAATGCTACATTTCATAATGAATTACAAACAAACACTGGTAATCATCATCATCTTCTTAATATTCCAGTAGTTAATGTTGCTGATTTAAACAAGTCACATGATGGAATGCAGATCCAGTTCGGTCTCAGTCTCAGCATTACATTCTTGGTATCTGAAGCAAGTTGTGAGATGATCATTCACAATGCCAGAGACCTGCAAGAAGGAATAAATAACAGTAGGACCAACGCAGCGGAACCCTCTCTGCATCATATCTTTGCTAATGTACTCTGCCTTTGGGGATTTAACAGGGACTTGGCGACCATAGCGGTATCCATTTCTTAGTGGCTTGTGGTTCACAAATCTCCAACAGTAGTTGCTGAATGATCCAAACTCTTGCTTGACCTGGTTTTCAATTTACAATCTATTTAAGTCAACGTTCACAACTTATTTAGCCCAAAAAGAAGACAATCTACCTTGAGAACTGATTTTGCGTTATCGACAATGGCTCGCAGTTTCTGTTCGGACAGAACAAGACATCCGTTTACTTTAAGAGACATCAACCTCTTCTCAGTGAATTCTGATATAGCTAAAGGATCAAAATCTTCAAAGAGCTTCCTGCAAAAAGTAAACCAACAAACTTATGCTCATCTCTCTCTCTTTTCCATAAAGTTAGAATCATAATATTTACCTAAAGGCATCTCTTTTGTGTAGAATCGAGGGCCAGCTAAACTCAGCTAATGCTTGTGAGAACACAAGCAGCTCAAAGAGTTTCTTGTCGTCACGAACTGGAACACCCCACTCCTCGTCATGAAACTTCACGTAGATCGAGTCTGTTCATCAAATCATTATTACTATTATTATTAACCGCCCAAGTAAAAAACTTCGTTTTTGTCATTATTCTCAACTACAACACCTAGTTATTGCAGGGTGCAATTAATATGTTGTTGACATGTATGAAACTGATTGTTACCAGTAATCTTTCTAACTCATATACTCAATTTTTTTTTTTTTTCTGTCAATACTCAAGAAAACAATTTACATTTCGAAATAACATACAAAAGTAGGGCTGGACAAATAAACCGAACCCGAAAACCCGAACCGAACCCGATCCGATAAAAATGAATCCGAACCGATCCAAACCCGGCATAAATACCGAATGGATCTTGTTTTATGGTATTTCGGGTTATGGGTATTATCCGAACCAGAACCCGAACCTAACTGGATACCCGATAGAACCCGAAACATACAAAATTTTCAAAAAGAACTCCTACCAAACATGATCTCAATTCCTAATATGTATTCAAAATATATTGAAAATCTAAAATAATTATCTATTATATGAAAATTGATGGTTGAAAGTGGCGGTTGAAGGTCGAAGTTTTTAGATTTTGGTTTTGTTTTCATTGAATAATGTTTTCATTTCATGAGAACTTGGTTTTCGTTTTATGCTTTCATTTATTTGGTTTTCTTTCGATCAATAACTATGTTTACCTTTCACTTGATTTTGAATGATCACATTTGATGTTCATTTCTTTTTTTTCGAACCAATTTTATTTATGTTTTGGTTACAAAATAGGTACAAATCAAATATTTTAAAACCGAAGAACCGATTTTACTTACTTTTTGGTTACAAAGTAGATATAAATCAGGTACATCTAAACCGAATAACCGATTGGGACCCGAACCCGAAAGTACATCGGGTTGTACCGGTTCTTTGAAGATTTACTAACACCGACCCGAACCCGATAGAACCAAAACCGGTCCCGAACCGAATTTTCACATAACCCGAATGGGGCTGATTTTGATAAATCCGAAAAACCGAAACCCGATTGGATTAAACCAAAACCCGATTGGAACCCCGAATGTCCATGCATGTACAAAAGATTAAATGTGCAAGAGGGACAAAAAAATCTCTACTTTGGGTAAAATGTTTTTTTTTTTACAAAGAACAGAAAAAACAGCACCTCCTCGTTATTCACGAAATTATTGAGTTATTTAAAAAAAAACAGTATTTTTTTTTTTGGCAAAATAAACAGAGGAAAAAATGTGAAAATTTTAAATTAAAGTTAAATAAGGCAAAGGAGGAAAAAAAGTTGTTAGAGAAAACAGACCTGAGTTAGGTGTGATCCAGTGGCATCTCTTGACCGGTCCCGGACTCTCAGGAAGAATGTCTCCAGCGGCGGCGACACTGTTGTGCTTCGTCACTGACCCGTTCCGTTTCGACGGAGTTATCAATTTCTTAGACTCTGCCGTCTTCGCCGACGAACGCTCCGAGGAAGATGTTGTCGAAGATGAGTCATCAGTCGAGGCTGAAAAGTTGCTCTTCGCCGGAGATTTCGCCACTTGTGGCTTCTTCTTCTTCGCGGCGATCTCTGTTTTCGAAGGTTTGACTCTGTTCCCGGTTGAACAGAGGATTGCTCGTGGCTCAACAACCATCGGTTTAACCGGAGAACGAAGCTTAGTGAGTGCAGACATCTTTGATGAAATGTGAGGGTACAATGGGAAAGAGAAAATTGAGATGGGATGAGAGAGAGAGAGAGGTGGAACAGAGTATGAGGTTTTTAAAAACAGAACGGTAACAAGAGAAAAGGACTTTAAAGATGTTGGATGTAATGGAACCGGTAATAGCCGGTGAGTGTTTTGATTGCGTGTCGGTAGTTTTTATCGTTTGCTTCAGAAAGAGACACCGAGAAAATGGTTAAAGGGCGTGAGAATTACGTTTTTTTGTGTCATTAATGAACTGATTAAGTTTGCCGCGCTTTGTCATTTAGAATTAAAAAAAATAGAGTAGTGGGGGTTAACTGTAGACTTTTTAGGGAATAAAAGGGGGTTAAAACTTCAAAAACGTGTGTTTTGGGGGATGCACCAAATGCTTTAAGTGTTTGACCCCATATACAGTAGAAGTTCAATGAAACAAGTACATTTATTTTTTACTCCAACCTCTAATTAACTGCTCCAGTCGCTCGTACTCAATCACAGCTTTTGGCTTCGTTGAAGAAGAGCAAGTACAATGATTGTAAATAAACTAATTTGATTTGACCCCTCTCTCTCTCTCTCTCTCTCTCTTTTGGGTCGTAAAATTGTGTTATTATTACTTTGCGATGTTCATTATTCATTATTTGTACATTATTTATTCCAGTCTTTCTTTCGCAGTGTTCACCGGTTAATAGTTGCCATATAACCTTGTAGCATATATAACTTCTCTCTTTGATGGACTAATAGAGTGTTTAGTGGTTATTAAGAGGTTGGCAGAGAGTCAGGCTCTGATTTGGTGAAGTGTGGTGTTGGCACACGAGTAAAGGGCGGCACAACGGGAATTTGAAAAAGCTTTAAGTAGAAGTTAAAAAAGTAGCTTACCGTTAAGTTAAAGAATCGTAAAAGTCATCTCATCTAAACACCAACTCCACCTCAACCTCACCCTGTGGTGTGGCCTGCCGTTTCTTTTACCTTTTCTTTCTAACGGCTAACCACTAACTCCTCTTTAATGGGCTTAGCCCAACTAATTATGCGGCCCTAACTCCGTACTTAACTCTTTAAAGCCTTCCATGATTAACAAGAAGATATATCTCTCCTCAACAAACAAACAAAAATTGATGCAAGTAAACCTGTGGATGCTGTGTGACAAATTTAATTTCTGCAACATTTTTTGTATTCAGAACCACAACTGTACACTTTTTAATAACGCATATAGCCTTTGTGTAATAACTAAAAGACTAAAACATTTGTCTTTAAACCGGTCCGAGAGTGTTGAAATGGTCCCATGCTTCCTAACAGATTGAAACCAAACAAACAAAGGAAAAAGGACTTTAGACACCAAAAGATAATCATCGTAGAAACACTTATTAGCTTGTGAGCCAAACCTGTAACAACTCGAAAACTTTCTCAGCCATGTATTTCTGGTTTGCGGATGCACCCTTTTGTTGTAACTTATCTGGATGAAGGATTAGTAAAGCTCTCTGGTACGATTTTCGAACTGCGTTTCCTTCGATCATGTCCATGAGAGGAACCGCCTTCCATCCACACCCGGGCCATAGAATCTGTAAAGTTAAACTGTCCATAACTTGTCCAAATACATATAGTCTCAATATGTTAACCTGTAGTTGAATACTTACATATTGCAGTGTGGACAGGAGAGACCGGATGTTTCCACTCTTTCCGCTTGACCACTTGCGGATTTTAGCATCGATGTTCTATACATTTTTTGCATTTTGTTTTGAGTTTTTTTTTTTTTTTGAATAAAAGATTATATATCTTTGCAGTTGCAGTAGTATTATTATTACCTGGAATTCTACAGCATCATTTCTGGTTTCTTCCATTTCGTTCTCATCTTGTGTTATATCCTCCACCTGCTCATCACATTAGACGCTCCACTCCATTTATTGAGAGAAACATAACAGCTAAGATTGAAGTTGTAGTAGTACTACTACATAGTGTTGTTATGTTTTTACCAGGAAATTTACATGGAAGGGCTCGTCTATATCCTCTGAGGTAACATGTGCTGACAGAAGAAGAAAAATAAAGCAGATGAGCTCAGATGATATTTTAGTTATGTAGTGTGAAAAGAAGGTTTTAATCAGATACACCAATCCAAGAACCTACCTGTGCTAGGTTCCTGTCTCTTCTCTTGTTCAGTAACACCACTAGGCTTACTACTATCTGCGACCTTTTTATGAGTTGCCTGTGAAGGTTTCTGATCCTGGTCCTGCATGAGTATTTGCAAGCAAGGAGTAAAAAAACCACAAAACACAGTAAAACATATAGGAAGATCTTGATTTACAAAACCACAAACCATGGCGGGTGTAACTGGAGTTGATTTCTTTTGTTGATCAGGAGCCTTTACAGTTTCTTTGGCCTTAGCACCGTCTTTATTGATATCAGTCACAGGATTTTCTTTAGCTCTCCATCTAGAGCTTTGCCCAAGAGGTTCCCCACCTGCTCCAGCTGAAGTTCCTTGACTAAAAATCTTAACAAAGTCCATCACTTTCCCTTTGGCTCCATCTTTGCTAACTTCTGGTACTGAAGATGTACTTGCCAAGTTGGATTTATCAGGCATCGGGCTATCCAAAGGACTTCTACTACCTTGTGCTTTCTTTTTGCTTCTTGAATCTCCTGCAGAGCTTCTCATACTCTTCGCTTTGCTTTTAACTTTTTTCTCTTCCCTCTCTAACACTATATCCTCACCTGCAATGACAAAAGAACTTAATAAAGTCCACAAACCAAATAAACATACCTATGTCTTAAAGAAACCAACCTTGTCTCTCGTCCTTATCATCTAAAAACGAATGTAGAGGTTTCACCATAGCCTCATCAGGAGCTTTAGACACATTGCTAGAGAAGGCTTGTTCAGACATCTCCTCTTCTTTCTGAACACCAGGACGATTGTGTGAGCTTTTTCCTTCTGCTTCAACTGAAGTAGGACGCAAATCACTAGGTGTCGTCTCTTCAGCTTTAGCCATAGAGCTCAACCTAGAACTGCCCCACATGGCAACAGGAACTCCTTTATTAGGCCACTTGTAGATAGAGAAGTGAAACTGCCTCACTTTCCCATTAACAACCTTTGGAGCAACATAACCATCTGAAGCAGTAGACCCCACCATATCATCAGCTTTGCTTGAAGTTCTTGACAAAGGAGAACTTGAAGCAGCTTCCTTGTTCCTGCTTAAACTCCGAGCAGCTGAACCAAACGTAGGCATCTCTGTCCCTTTGATTAGCTTTGCAGGAAGACTGAGAAACAAAGTCAACACTCAAAGTCAAAAACATATCATATTTTGCATCAAGAATTTAGCAAGTAAAAACACATGACCTGAACTAGGCATGCACACGTTTATCTGAAACCGAGAAACCGAACCGTACCAAACAAAAAAAACCGAAAGCAAACGAAATTTCTCAAATATTTGAAAGGGTTTTAGAACCTAAAAACCGAAATCGAACGAGAATCGAATGGATAACCAAATTTTAAAATACAGTTTATGTATTTACTAATATAGTATATTTGGTTTACTTGAATTAACCTAAATTATCGGAAAATCAAAATCGAACCGAACCGAACCGAACCGAACCGAACCGAACGCTCAGGACTAACCTGAACTGTGCAGGAAACGAAGTCCCAGGAGGAGACTCGACTTTGTGAGGGATAGGACGAGCCGGGCTAAGGATCCGAGAACCCGGAAGTGATGATCCGAACGTTTCTTGCTCGTTCTTTATCTTCCTCTGCGGCGAAGATGATGATGAAGATTCATTCACTCTGAAGATATCGTCAAAGAAATCATCAGCAGTGAAACGACGACGGATGGATGACGGGTCTTCCCCGAACACAGGCTTCTCGTCTCGGAGAATCAGCGCGCTGTTGTCGACGATGACGTCACGCCGCCTGATTTCACTGAAGCTATGTCTACCGGTGGTTTCAACAACTTTGGACCGTCTTTTAGGCGGACCACCGAACACGTCCCTGAAGTCTATGTCCACGTCATCGTCCCCGCCGGGACGACGCAGGAGAGGTGGTGAGTTTGGTAGTGTCTGCATAGTGTGGCACAAAGGAGAACTTTGACAGAGCCAAACACACAGAACATAACATTGTAGGTTTGGTTGTTTCAGACAGGATGTAAGGTAAGGGTGGGGTCCATTTGATTTGAAGCCACAAACAAAAGAGTGTTTGAGTTATTACAGAGAGGAATCTTAACGTCTTCTTTGTTGTGGATAAAACACATATAAGTCCAAAGCCTAACACTCTCTCCTCTCTCTTCTTGCTTTCTTTTTTTGTCTCTCTCTCTCTGTAATTTTTTTTTGTGTGGTCAGAAGATAATGCATGTTTGGTCAGTTAGGCAAAAGACCATAAGGTTACAAAAATATTCACAGAACAGAAAAATTATAATAATTAATGAAATTAGACAAATTCGTGAATAATTATAATAATTTCATAATTTAAAATTATAACCACAGATGAAACCAGACTAGCTTGTTTCTTGCATAACAAGCATTATTAAAGGCATAAGCCATAAGGAAGATTCAAAGGAGTCAACACTCAACACTAAACCGGTACAATCTTCATAATCATTTTTTTTAGAACTTTAAATCCTACTAAAGAGAAGATGAGCACCTTTTTGAGGCTGCAAGGTCACAAACAAAACAGGAGCATGGACATAACTTGGAGACAACCTGAAACTGTAATGCCTCAAGATCGTGGCAAGAACTGTTTTGGCCTCAACCACTGCGAGGTTCTGTCCCACGCAAGTCCTCACCCCTAACCCAAACGGCACAAGCAGAGCTGATTCTTTCCTGGTGTCTTCAAACCTACCCGGGTTAAACTCCTCCGCGTCTTCTCCCCATGCCTCTCTGTCGTGGTGCATCGCGACAACCGATAAGTACAGTTGAGTTCCTTCAGGAATCTCGAGGCTTCCTAGCTTAGCTTTCCTGAGTGTGTCACGGTTTAGTGTCATCGCTGGAGGGTAGAGCCGAAGCGTCTCATTGATTATCATACCTAACTGTTATAAAGATTAGGTAATCAGTATCTCTTACAAAACCATTGTTAAGTTAATGACTTACTGTCTTGAGGTCTTGTAAGATGTCTGGTGTGGGAAGCCCGTTAGGTCCAAGGACACGTATAACTTCTTCTCGAGCAGTGCTTTGCCATTCTTGATGCATAGCTAAGAGGACTAACACCCATGTCATGAGATCACCAGTTGTTTCTTTGGCTGCAAAGTAGAAAGTCTTGCACTCATCTATAACTTCTTCAATCCCAAGCTTCTCCTCTTGACCATTCTGATTGACGTAAGGAGACATAAAAGCCTGAAGCAGGGTTCCTGCTATCTCCGCGTCTCTTGTCTTGTTTTTCTCGATGAGTCCCAGGATAGAACCACGGATTTGTTTCTCAATACTCCATATCTCTCTATTAGTCTTGGAAGGCAAGAATCTAAAAACCAGAAGCATTAAGTATAAAAACTTGTTCTCTCTATAAACTAGCGGAGAATGTCTCTAGAAGACTTTACCTGTACCCGGGGATGTAAATGCTCCATCGGACTAGGTAGAAGAGACGCATCATACGCTCTTGCAACGCAAAGATTCGTTTTCCTTCTTCTACGTTGTTACCAAAAGCTGTTCTTGATAACATATGTGCAGACAAACTGTGTATCTCTTTGTGTACATCTAGCTCAACCTCCTCTTCTCCATTTCTCATCTCCTCCCATTTCTCCAGAAACATCAAAGTACTTGCCACCATTTGCGGCACCCACCTCTGTAATAAAAATCTCAGCTTTTAATCACAAACCTATAGTGTAACTAGAATCTTTATATAATATTAGGCAGGGAGCTAGGCATTATCGAATTATTGATTTATTTTATATATATATTTACGGTTTTATAAAATATTCTAGTGTTTGAGTTTAATTATAAAATTATTTCAATGAAGTATAAAATTTAAATATACAACACAAAATAAATTAAACAATTTTGTGGATTTATATTAATTTTAGTGATTAATTTAACAAATTTAGACATATAATCGGATTTTTTTTTTAAATAGTTTCGGTTAAAGACAGACTTTTAGAACACTGAAGCTACACTAGTAGATTGATTCCACTGTCGAGATACAGAGCTTAGAGATTGATGTTGTACCTTGACTTTATCCATGGTGAAAGCTTGAACAGCGATTCTTCTATGGAAAGCCCATTGATCACCTCGAAGCCCAGGAAGACCCTGAGCGTAAAGAAGCTTAGACAAAGGGTTATGTCCGATACGATCAAACGACTTGATCTTCAAAGCTTCCCTGATTAGTTTCGGATCCGACGTGGCAACCACCGGTTTGGTACCGAACCAGTAGAGGAAAGTCTTCCCGTAGGCGCGTGACCAGTTGTGGTAGTGAGGCGCCACACGGTGTACGAACTCGTGAGGGTTGTTGTCTCCGGAAGGTATCGGCTTTGACTTCGCTTCGGCTGTTAAACGGGTAACTTCCGACGAGTTTCCGGTGAATATCCGGTAACGAGGTCCCGTTAAGCGAAGCCTGTTGAAATGAGATTGGAGCCTCCAAGGGATCCATAGATTAGTGTAAACGAATCTGAAGATGAGAAGGAAGAGAAAGAGGAAGAAGACCAAGGGCACTGCCATAGTTGTCTCTCACTCTCTCTCTTTCCTTTCCTTTCATTTATTGAATATTGAAATTATAATATTGAAAAAAATCATTTTCGATCAATCTTGAGATTTGCCACAAGAATATTACAGTAGGATTCAGACAGATGTTTATAAAAGTTTAAAAAAAATTCCAAGCTTTGACCGTTAACAAAAAAAATATGTCTTTAACTTTGGTCTTAGTACCAAACAAAGCTCTCTCTTCTATTACCAAAC includes:
- the LOC106296263 gene encoding protein BRASSINAZOLE-RESISTANT 1, yielding MKKRIIPREHYLLLLLQSAFTQSSPIKESCLMTSDGATTSISAAAAARRKPSWRERENNRRRERRRRAIAAKIYTGLRAQGGYNLPKHCDNNEVLKALCSEAGWLVEEDGTTYRKGCSRPSPLSSAFQSPIPSYQVSPSSSRGEPNNSTFFPFLRNGAVPSLRISNSCPVTPPLSSPSSKNAKPLPTWDSIAKQSMVNANKQSMASFNYPFYAVSAPASPTRRQFYAPVTIPECDESDSSTVDSGHWISFQRFSQHQQPFSGSMVPTSPAFNLVKPPPVPQLMSPNAAFQGMIGQSSEFEFENSRVKPWEGERIHDVGMEDLELTLGNGKARG
- the LOC106296264 gene encoding DNA-3-methyladenine glycosylase — encoded protein: MSALTKLRSPVKPMVVEPRAILCSTGNRVKPSKTEIAAKKKKPQVAKSPAKSNFSASTDDSSSTTSSSERSSAKTAESKKLITPSKRNGSVTKHNSVAAAGDILPESPGPVKRCHWITPNSDSIYVKFHDEEWGVPVRDDKKLFELLVFSQALAEFSWPSILHKRDAFRKLFEDFDPLAISEFTEKRLMSLKVNGCLVLSEQKLRAIVDNAKSVLKVKQEFGSFSNYCWRFVNHKPLRNGYRYGRQVPVKSPKAEYISKDMMQRGFRCVGPTVIYSFLQVSGIVNDHLTTCFRYQECNAETETELDLHSIM
- the LOC106296674 gene encoding J domain-containing protein required for chloroplast accumulation response 1 isoform X1, which translates into the protein MQTLPNSPPLLRRPGGDDDVDIDFRDVFGGPPKRRSKVVETTGRHSFSEIRRRDVIVDNSALILRDEKPVFGEDPSSIRRRFTADDFFDDIFRVNESSSSSSPQRKIKNEQETFGSSLPGSRILSPARPIPHKVESPPGTSFPAQFSLPAKLIKGTEMPTFGSAARSLSRNKEAASSSPLSRTSSKADDMVGSTASDGYVAPKVVNGKVRQFHFSIYKWPNKGVPVAMWGSSRLSSMAKAEETTPSDLRPTSVEAEGKSSHNRPGVQKEEEMSEQAFSSNVSKAPDEAMVKPLHSFLDDKDERQGEDIVLEREEKKVKSKAKSMRSSAGDSRSKKKAQGSRSPLDSPMPDKSNLASTSSVPEVSKDGAKGKVMDFVKIFSQGTSAGAGGEPLGQSSRWRAKENPVTDINKDGAKAKETVKAPDQQKKSTPVTPAMDQDQKPSQATHKKVADSSKPSGVTEQEKRQEPSTAHVTSEDIDEPFHVNFLVEDITQDENEMEETRNDAVEFQNIDAKIRKWSSGKSGNIRSLLSTLQYILWPGCGWKAVPLMDMIEGNAVRKSYQRALLILHPDKLQQKGASANQKYMAEKVFELLQEAWDHFNTLGPV
- the LOC106296674 gene encoding J domain-containing protein required for chloroplast accumulation response 1 isoform X2, translated to MQTLPNSPPLLRRPGGDDDVDIDFRDVFGGPPKRRSKVVETTGRHSFSEIRRRDVIVDNSALILRDEKPVFGEDPSSIRRRFTADDFFDDIFRVNESSSSSSPQRKIKNEQETFGSSLPGSRILSPARPIPHKVESPPGTSFPAQFSLPAKLIKGTEMPTFGSAARSLSRNKEAASSSPLSRTSSKADDMVGSTASDGYVAPKVVNGKVRQFHFSIYKWPNKGVPVAMWGSSRLSSMAKAEETTPSDLRPTSVEAEGKSSHNRPGVQKEEEMSEQAFSSNVSKAPDEAMVKPLHSFLDGEDIVLEREEKKVKSKAKSMRSSAGDSRSKKKAQGSRSPLDSPMPDKSNLASTSSVPEVSKDGAKGKVMDFVKIFSQGTSAGAGGEPLGQSSRWRAKENPVTDINKDGAKAKETVKAPDQQKKSTPVTPAMDQDQKPSQATHKKVADSSKPSGVTEQEKRQEPSTAHVTSEDIDEPFHVNFLVEDITQDENEMEETRNDAVEFQNIDAKIRKWSSGKSGNIRSLLSTLQYILWPGCGWKAVPLMDMIEGNAVRKSYQRALLILHPDKLQQKGASANQKYMAEKVFELLQEAWDHFNTLGPV
- the LOC106296607 gene encoding cytochrome P450 734A6, giving the protein MAVPLVFFLFLFLLIFRFVYTNLWIPWRLQSHFNRLRLTGPRYRIFTGNSSEVTRLTAEAKSKPIPSGDNNPHEFVHRVAPHYHNWSRAYGKTFLYWFGTKPVVATSDPKLIREALKIKSFDRIGHNPLSKLLYAQGLPGLRGDQWAFHRRIAVQAFTMDKVKRWVPQMVASTLMFLEKWEEMRNGEEEVELDVHKEIHSLSAHMLSRTAFGNNVEEGKRIFALQERMMRLFYLVRWSIYIPGYRFLPSKTNREIWSIEKQIRGSILGLIEKNKTRDAEIAGTLLQAFMSPYVNQNGQEEKLGIEEVIDECKTFYFAAKETTGDLMTWVLVLLAMHQEWQSTAREEVIRVLGPNGLPTPDILQDLKTLGMIINETLRLYPPAMTLNRDTLRKAKLGSLEIPEGTQLYLSVVAMHHDREAWGEDAEEFNPGRFEDTRKESALLVPFGLGVRTCVGQNLAVVEAKTVLATILRHYSFRLSPSYVHAPVLFVTLQPQKGAHLLFSRI